One genomic region from Stutzerimonas decontaminans encodes:
- the recX gene encoding recombination regulator RecX, with amino-acid sequence MPAVLDNPVAVRRAAMDLLARREHGRVELARKLRQRGAPPDLIEQALDRLCEQGLLSESRYLESFVRSRANAGYGPLRIREELAQRGLPRADIEQALRDSGFDWNEQLRELWQRKFGQLPADAKERAKQGRFLSYRGYSLELISRLLRGGSSVD; translated from the coding sequence ATGCCAGCCGTGCTCGATAATCCCGTCGCAGTGCGGCGGGCGGCCATGGATCTGCTGGCTCGACGCGAACATGGACGCGTCGAGCTGGCTCGCAAACTGCGCCAGCGTGGCGCCCCGCCTGATTTGATCGAGCAGGCCCTGGATCGCCTCTGCGAGCAGGGCCTGTTATCCGAATCCCGTTATCTCGAAAGCTTTGTCAGAAGCCGGGCCAATGCCGGCTACGGGCCGTTGCGCATCCGCGAAGAGCTGGCTCAGCGTGGCCTGCCCAGGGCAGATATCGAGCAGGCCCTGCGCGACAGTGGCTTCGACTGGAACGAGCAGCTGCGTGAACTCTGGCAGCGCAAGTTCGGCCAGTTGCCCGCCGATGCAAAGGAGCGGGCCAAGCAGGGACGTTTTCTCAGCTATCGCGGTTATTCGCTAGAGCTGATCAGCCGGTTGCTGCGCGGCGGCAGTTCGGTTGATTGA
- the recA gene encoding recombinase RecA, with protein sequence MDENKKRALAAALGQIEKQFGKGAVMRMGDHDRQAIPAISTGSLGLDIALGIGGLPKGRIVEIYGPESSGKTTLTLSVIAEAQKMGATCAFVDAEHALDPDYAGKLGVNVDDLLVSQPDTGEQALEITDMLVRSNAVDVIIVDSVAALVPKAEIEGEMGDTHVGLQARLMSQALRKITGNIKNANCLVIFINQIRMKIGVMFGSPETTTGGNALKFYASVRLDIRRTGAVKEGDEVVGSETRVKVVKNKVAPPFRQAEFQILYGKGIYRSGEVIDLGVQQGLVEKSGAWYAYKGNKIGQGKANAAKYLEDNPEIGQEIEQQIRNKLLVVSGGSKANVASEDLADADL encoded by the coding sequence ATGGACGAGAACAAGAAGCGCGCCTTGGCTGCAGCCCTGGGCCAGATCGAAAAGCAGTTCGGCAAGGGCGCAGTGATGCGCATGGGCGACCACGATCGCCAGGCCATTCCGGCCATCTCTACCGGCTCGCTGGGCCTGGACATCGCGCTTGGCATCGGCGGCCTGCCTAAGGGCCGTATCGTCGAAATCTACGGTCCGGAATCCTCCGGTAAGACCACTCTGACCCTGTCGGTGATCGCCGAAGCGCAGAAGATGGGCGCTACCTGCGCCTTCGTCGATGCCGAACACGCGCTGGACCCGGACTATGCCGGCAAGCTGGGCGTGAATGTCGACGACCTGCTGGTTTCGCAGCCGGACACCGGCGAGCAGGCACTGGAAATCACCGACATGCTGGTGCGCTCCAACGCGGTTGACGTGATCATCGTCGACTCCGTGGCGGCGCTGGTGCCCAAGGCCGAGATCGAAGGCGAGATGGGCGATACCCACGTCGGCCTGCAGGCACGTCTGATGTCTCAGGCGCTACGCAAGATCACCGGCAACATCAAGAACGCCAACTGCCTGGTCATCTTCATCAACCAGATCCGCATGAAGATCGGCGTGATGTTCGGCAGCCCGGAAACCACCACCGGTGGTAACGCTCTCAAGTTCTACGCCTCGGTCCGTCTGGATATCCGTCGTACTGGCGCGGTGAAGGAAGGCGACGAAGTGGTCGGTAGTGAAACCCGCGTCAAGGTCGTGAAGAACAAGGTGGCGCCACCGTTCCGTCAGGCCGAGTTCCAGATTCTCTATGGCAAGGGCATCTACCGCAGTGGCGAAGTCATCGACCTTGGCGTGCAGCAAGGCCTGGTCGAGAAGTCCGGCGCCTGGTATGCCTACAAGGGCAACAAGATCGGCCAGGGCAAGGCCAATGCCGCCAAATACCTGGAAGACAATCCGGAAATCGGTCAGGAGATTGAGCAGCAGATCCGTAACAAGCTGCTGGTGGTCTCCGGCGGCAGCAAGGCGAACGTGGCCAGCGAAGATCTGGCTGACGCCGACCTCTGA
- a CDS encoding CinA family protein, with protein MNLTELAARLGEELQRLGAQITTAESCTGGGIAEAITRIAGSSAWFEVGYITYSNAQKTRQLGVPAELFEQVGAVSAEVVQAMARGAQRNSEARFAVAVSGVAGPGGGTAEKPVGTVWIAWADGAQVYAQHHLFSGDRQAVREQTVAAALQGLIALTVGEKPVRG; from the coding sequence ATGAATCTCACTGAACTGGCGGCACGCCTGGGCGAAGAGCTGCAGCGCCTCGGCGCCCAGATCACCACGGCAGAGTCCTGCACGGGTGGCGGGATCGCCGAGGCCATCACCCGTATTGCCGGCAGCTCGGCCTGGTTCGAGGTGGGCTACATCACCTATTCCAATGCCCAGAAGACGCGCCAGCTTGGCGTGCCTGCAGAGTTGTTCGAGCAGGTTGGCGCTGTCAGCGCGGAGGTGGTACAGGCCATGGCGCGCGGTGCACAGCGCAACAGCGAAGCGCGCTTTGCGGTGGCGGTCAGCGGCGTGGCTGGGCCCGGTGGTGGTACGGCTGAGAAGCCCGTGGGCACGGTGTGGATCGCCTGGGCCGATGGCGCTCAGGTATATGCGCAGCATCACTTGTTTAGCGGCGATCGGCAGGCCGTGCGCGAGCAGACGGTAGCGGCCGCGCTGCAAGGGTTGATCGCACTGACGGTCGGAGAAAAACCGGTTCGGGGCTAG
- a CDS encoding acyltransferase family protein, producing the protein MSRLLGLDALRGVAALCVAYSHLIAKMKRDGHFDEVTGLLFSVSKMVLDVGKTSVLVLFALSGYFVVAALYKSRGRYERPIAAFAYQRFFRLFPLYWLSLFLGVMFPWDDPAKVFSPTVIAINATMLQGFVFVDNVIGLYWTLQIELTFYVLCILIFALRLGGSAKRDLLFLLAQYLFTLSLAFMRYKLDMKLPVALPLMLSVCFLGALWRSTDNGRAADTGRYARIAVGLFYLFLLPICVLAYSRDTGFGETWYRYCVSYGVGVTLFLGATRISGNKLRWLAPLGGVGYILFLSHPSVFAIAERLGFGAGDLALPGPLYIAAMLMVLTLFGFFVKRTLADPIQRYGDAVVSRRGRRISEHIALPVHQDAR; encoded by the coding sequence ATGTCCCGACTACTCGGTCTCGATGCCCTGCGCGGCGTAGCGGCATTGTGCGTTGCCTATTCCCATCTGATCGCAAAAATGAAGCGCGACGGCCATTTCGACGAAGTGACCGGCCTACTGTTCAGCGTCAGCAAGATGGTTCTGGATGTCGGCAAAACAAGCGTGCTGGTGCTGTTCGCGCTGAGCGGTTACTTCGTCGTGGCCGCGCTTTACAAGAGTCGCGGCCGATACGAGCGACCTATCGCGGCATTCGCCTATCAGCGTTTTTTCAGGCTGTTCCCGTTGTACTGGTTGTCGCTGTTCCTCGGCGTCATGTTCCCCTGGGACGATCCGGCCAAAGTATTCAGTCCGACTGTCATCGCCATCAACGCGACGATGCTGCAAGGCTTCGTGTTCGTCGACAACGTGATCGGCTTGTACTGGACGCTGCAGATCGAGCTCACGTTCTACGTACTGTGCATCCTGATCTTCGCGCTGCGGCTCGGTGGCTCTGCAAAACGGGATCTGCTGTTCCTGCTCGCGCAATACCTGTTCACGCTGTCGTTGGCCTTCATGCGTTACAAGCTTGATATGAAATTGCCGGTGGCCCTGCCGTTGATGCTGAGCGTGTGTTTTCTCGGCGCCTTGTGGCGATCAACCGACAACGGTCGAGCCGCAGATACCGGACGCTATGCTCGCATCGCGGTCGGGCTGTTCTATCTGTTCCTGCTGCCGATCTGCGTGCTTGCCTACTCGCGTGACACGGGCTTCGGCGAAACCTGGTATCGCTACTGCGTCAGCTATGGCGTGGGGGTTACGCTGTTCCTGGGTGCCACGCGCATCAGTGGCAACAAACTGCGCTGGCTAGCGCCGCTTGGCGGCGTCGGATACATCCTCTTTCTCTCCCATCCGTCGGTATTTGCGATTGCCGAACGTCTGGGCTTTGGTGCGGGCGATCTGGCCCTTCCGGGGCCGCTGTATATCGCTGCAATGCTGATGGTGCTGACGCTGTTCGGGTTCTTCGTGAAACGCACCCTCGCCGACCCCATTCAGCGTTATGGCGATGCAGTGGTGAGTCGTCGCGGACGGCGGATCAGTGAACACATCGCTCTGCCTGTTCACCAGGATGCTCGATGA